A stretch of Anaeromyxobacter dehalogenans 2CP-1 DNA encodes these proteins:
- a CDS encoding L,D-transpeptidase family protein, producing MGSPVLVLLLSLVPAAGPDGGEVVGAIGAHRVGRGESLIEIARRYDLGFGEIAAANPRLDAFVPPPGTVATVPTAWILPAAAEAGTVVVNLSEMRLYYLRPGAGPLLSFPIGVAVEAGATPLGVLTVEQKLVSPTWYPTPAIRREDPELPAAVPPGPENPLGSHALRLSVPTLLIHGTNRPFGVGRRVSHGCIRLYPEDMPLLYRAVRVGTRVAIVREPVKVGVRDGRVLVEVHRDDAAAAAPGELAERLLRDRGVRERVDPGKLERALAARSGMPVDVSAE from the coding sequence ATGGGGTCGCCGGTCCTCGTCCTGCTGCTCTCGCTGGTGCCCGCCGCCGGGCCGGACGGCGGCGAGGTGGTCGGCGCCATCGGCGCCCACCGCGTCGGGCGGGGCGAGTCGCTCATCGAGATCGCGCGCCGGTACGACCTCGGGTTCGGCGAGATCGCGGCCGCGAACCCGCGCCTGGACGCGTTCGTCCCGCCGCCGGGCACCGTCGCGACCGTGCCGACGGCCTGGATCCTCCCGGCTGCCGCCGAGGCGGGGACCGTGGTCGTGAACCTGTCGGAGATGCGCCTCTACTACCTGCGGCCCGGGGCCGGGCCGCTCCTCAGCTTCCCGATCGGCGTGGCGGTGGAGGCGGGCGCGACGCCGCTCGGCGTGCTCACCGTGGAGCAGAAGCTGGTCTCGCCGACGTGGTACCCGACGCCCGCGATCCGGCGCGAGGATCCCGAGCTGCCCGCCGCGGTGCCGCCGGGACCGGAGAACCCGCTCGGCAGCCACGCGCTCCGGCTCTCCGTGCCGACCCTCCTCATCCACGGCACCAACCGGCCGTTCGGCGTGGGGCGGCGCGTGTCGCACGGCTGCATCCGGCTCTACCCCGAGGACATGCCGCTGCTCTACCGCGCGGTGCGCGTCGGCACCCGGGTCGCGATCGTGCGGGAGCCGGTCAAGGTGGGCGTCCGGGACGGACGCGTGCTGGTCGAGGTGCACCGCGACGACGCGGCCGCGGCCGCTCCGGGGGAGCTCGCGGAGCGGCTGCTGCGGGATCGCGGCGTGCGGGAGCGGGTGGATCCGGGCAAGCTCGAGCGCGCGCTCGCGGCGCGCAGCGGGATGCCCGTGGACGTGAGCGCCGAGTGA
- a CDS encoding L,D-transpeptidase family protein, translating into MGRGARSSGDGRRLAAWVLALLPALAPAGAGALDPSPSPCPRARDAVVVVTDRRELWLCRGGIPAAQFAVALGRSGVGKRRHGDGRTPLGTYPLGDPRPSTQYGTFIPIAYPTPAQAARGFTGAAVGIHGPPRGTEGYPVTEVDWTQGCIATGTDEDVDAIAAFVRARRPRLVIR; encoded by the coding sequence ATGGGGAGGGGCGCGCGCTCCAGCGGAGACGGCCGGCGGCTCGCCGCGTGGGTGCTCGCGTTGCTGCCGGCGCTCGCGCCGGCCGGCGCTGGCGCGCTCGATCCGTCCCCGTCCCCGTGCCCTCGCGCGCGCGACGCGGTCGTGGTGGTGACCGACCGCCGGGAGCTGTGGCTGTGCCGCGGCGGGATCCCGGCGGCGCAGTTCGCGGTGGCGCTCGGCCGCAGCGGCGTGGGCAAGCGCCGCCACGGCGACGGGCGCACGCCGCTCGGGACCTATCCGCTCGGCGACCCGCGCCCGTCCACGCAGTACGGCACGTTCATCCCCATCGCGTACCCGACCCCGGCGCAGGCCGCCCGCGGCTTCACCGGCGCGGCGGTCGGGATCCACGGGCCGCCGCGCGGGACCGAGGGGTACCCGGTCACCGAGGTGGACTGGACGCAGGGCTGCATCGCGACCGGCACCGACGAGGACGTGGACGCCATCGCCGCGTTCGTGCGCGCGCGGCGGCCGCGGCTCGTCATCCGCTGA
- a CDS encoding Spy/CpxP family protein refolding chaperone: protein MKRIIGAIAALGVLAVGFVALTGFHGGCGWRGHGHDPARMAAFVTDRVDDLLDDVDATPEQRTRIHAVKDRMLAAAGEVRAGQDEAHQALLAEWKADAPDRARLHALVDARAEAFRKVAHEAVDAGVDVHDALTPAQREKLTRKIERLHR from the coding sequence ATGAAGCGGATCATCGGCGCCATCGCGGCGCTCGGAGTGCTGGCGGTGGGGTTCGTGGCGCTCACCGGGTTCCACGGCGGATGCGGCTGGCGCGGGCACGGGCACGACCCGGCGCGGATGGCGGCGTTCGTGACGGATCGGGTGGACGACCTGCTCGACGACGTGGACGCGACGCCGGAGCAGCGCACCCGCATCCACGCGGTGAAGGACCGCATGCTCGCCGCGGCGGGCGAGGTGCGCGCCGGGCAGGACGAGGCCCACCAGGCGCTCCTCGCGGAGTGGAAGGCCGACGCGCCGGACCGTGCCCGGCTGCACGCGCTGGTGGACGCCCGCGCGGAGGCGTTCCGGAAGGTCGCGCACGAGGCGGTGGATGCGGGCGTCGACGTCCACGACGCGCTCACCCCGGCGCAGCGCGAGAAGCTCACGCGCAAGATCGAGCGCCTGCATCGCTAG
- a CDS encoding response regulator transcription factor — protein sequence MTAATPLLALLVEDDLRLAAFTREYLEGHGVAVVHATDGRRGLDEALGGRFDVVLLDLMLPGKDGLEVCRELRSRSDVPVIVLTARGEEADRVMGLELGADDYLAKPFSPRELLARIRAVVRRATGRAGPPREVVRVGGLVVDPAARRVTLDGREVALTGYEFALLHALARRAGRVLAREQLMELAGGSAEEAFDRSVDVHVSRLRQKLGDDPRRPRLIKTVRGAGYLLAGEPG from the coding sequence ATGACCGCCGCGACCCCGCTCCTGGCGCTGCTCGTCGAGGACGACCTCCGCCTGGCCGCGTTCACCCGCGAGTATCTCGAGGGGCACGGCGTGGCGGTGGTCCACGCGACCGACGGGCGACGCGGCCTCGACGAGGCGCTCGGCGGCCGCTTCGACGTGGTGCTGCTCGACCTCATGCTGCCGGGCAAGGACGGCCTGGAGGTCTGCCGCGAGCTCCGGTCGCGCTCCGACGTCCCCGTCATCGTCCTCACCGCGCGCGGCGAGGAGGCGGACCGCGTGATGGGCCTCGAGCTCGGCGCCGACGACTACCTGGCGAAGCCGTTCTCGCCGCGCGAGCTGCTCGCGCGGATCCGCGCCGTGGTCCGGCGCGCCACCGGCCGCGCCGGGCCGCCGCGCGAGGTGGTGCGGGTCGGCGGGCTGGTGGTGGACCCGGCGGCGCGCCGGGTGACGCTGGACGGGCGCGAGGTGGCGCTCACCGGGTACGAGTTCGCGCTGCTGCACGCGCTGGCGCGCCGCGCGGGCCGGGTGCTCGCCCGGGAGCAGCTCATGGAGCTGGCCGGCGGCAGCGCGGAGGAGGCGTTCGACCGCTCCGTGGACGTGCACGTCTCCCGGCTGCGGCAGAAGCTCGGCGACGATCCCCGGCGGCCCCGCCTCATCAAGACGGTCCGCGGCGCCGGGTACCTGCTCGCCGGGGAACCGGGATGA
- a CDS encoding HAMP domain-containing sensor histidine kinase, translated as MSRRAHGPLFWRVYLHGVLLLLVVAIAVGAVGFALRRGSGWWSERGAGRYAAERVGELVGDPPRLSAELARVREAFGVEASVYAPGGGLVATSARDPAAAARPDARRRGWTVPLRDGGTLVVHSRPHDPARGLLFIGAVLAALAVASYPLTRAIVAPVERLTAAARALGAGDLAARANVRAHGELGELGRSFDEMAARLEALVRGERELLANVSHELRTPLARIRVALELAAEGDAARARRYLGEIGQDLAELDALVQDVLDAARLEARGAAALRLDAGPLELADVARAAASRFHGGHEGRALELEVGPGTRVHGDAALLRRMLDNLLDNAAKYSEAPSPVRLSVRAEPGAAILEVSDRGIGIAPEDLPRLFTPFFRTDRSRERGTGGTGLGLVLARRVAEAHGGSISVESAPGQGSTFRVRIPSAPA; from the coding sequence ATGAGCCGCCGCGCGCACGGGCCGCTCTTCTGGCGCGTCTACCTGCACGGCGTGCTCCTGCTGCTGGTGGTGGCGATCGCGGTCGGCGCGGTCGGCTTCGCGCTGCGCCGCGGGAGCGGCTGGTGGTCGGAGCGCGGGGCCGGCCGCTACGCCGCGGAGCGCGTGGGCGAGCTGGTCGGGGATCCGCCGCGCCTCTCCGCGGAGCTCGCGCGCGTGCGCGAGGCGTTCGGGGTCGAGGCGTCGGTGTACGCGCCCGGCGGCGGGCTCGTCGCCACGAGCGCGCGCGACCCCGCCGCCGCGGCGCGCCCCGACGCGCGGCGGCGCGGGTGGACGGTGCCGCTCCGGGACGGCGGGACGCTGGTGGTCCACTCTCGACCGCACGATCCGGCGCGCGGGCTGCTGTTCATCGGGGCGGTCCTGGCTGCGCTCGCGGTCGCCTCCTACCCGCTCACCCGCGCGATCGTCGCGCCGGTGGAGCGGCTCACCGCGGCCGCCCGCGCGCTCGGCGCCGGCGACCTCGCCGCGCGGGCCAACGTCCGCGCGCACGGCGAGCTGGGCGAGCTGGGCCGCTCGTTCGACGAGATGGCCGCGCGGCTCGAGGCGCTGGTGCGCGGCGAGCGCGAGCTGCTCGCGAACGTCTCGCACGAGCTGCGCACGCCGCTGGCCCGGATCCGGGTCGCGCTGGAGCTGGCCGCCGAGGGCGACGCCGCGCGCGCCCGCCGCTACCTCGGCGAGATCGGTCAGGACCTCGCGGAGCTGGACGCGCTGGTGCAGGACGTGCTCGACGCCGCGCGCCTGGAGGCCCGGGGCGCGGCGGCGCTCCGGCTCGACGCCGGACCGCTGGAGCTCGCGGACGTGGCGCGCGCGGCGGCCTCGCGCTTCCACGGCGGGCACGAGGGGCGCGCCCTCGAGCTGGAGGTGGGGCCCGGGACCCGGGTCCACGGCGACGCGGCGCTCCTCCGGCGCATGCTCGACAACCTGCTCGACAACGCGGCGAAGTACTCGGAGGCTCCGTCGCCGGTCCGGCTCTCGGTCCGGGCCGAGCCCGGGGCGGCGATCCTGGAGGTGTCCGACCGCGGGATCGGCATCGCCCCGGAGGACCTGCCGCGCCTGTTCACGCCGTTCTTCCGCACCGACCGGAGCCGCGAGCGCGGCACCGGCGGGACCGGCCTCGGCCTGGTGCTGGCACGGCGCGTCGCGGAGGCGCACGGCGGGTCCATCTCGGTCGAGAGCGCGCCGGGGCAAGGTTCCACGTTCCGCGTGCGGATCCCGTCGGCACCGGCCTGA
- a CDS encoding MarR family winged helix-turn-helix transcriptional regulator has product MDRVPCYAANVRRAALALTSLYDAALTPHGLKVTQYSLLHAVKRHGRTNLTALGDATGLDRSTLGRNLRVLEGMGLVALEPGEDQRDRVAALTEEGRARLRAAAPGWAAAQRAVERVLGANAEQLTELARRLAALPGDSEAA; this is encoded by the coding sequence ATGGATCGGGTCCCCTGCTACGCCGCGAACGTTCGGCGCGCCGCGCTCGCGCTGACCTCGCTCTACGACGCGGCGCTCACGCCGCACGGCCTCAAGGTGACGCAGTACTCGCTGCTGCACGCGGTCAAGCGGCACGGCCGGACGAACCTCACCGCGCTCGGGGACGCCACGGGGCTCGATCGCAGCACGCTCGGGCGCAACCTGCGGGTGCTGGAGGGCATGGGGCTGGTGGCGCTCGAGCCCGGCGAGGACCAGCGGGACCGCGTCGCCGCCCTCACCGAGGAGGGCCGGGCGCGGCTCCGGGCGGCGGCGCCGGGATGGGCCGCGGCGCAGCGGGCGGTGGAGCGCGTGCTCGGGGCGAACGCCGAGCAGCTCACCGAGCTCGCCCGCCGCCTCGCCGCGCTCCCGGGCGATTCGGAGGCAGCGTGA
- a CDS encoding MFS transporter, whose amino-acid sequence MSRAGTQGWRGPAAVLAAGALTLTVSLGIRHAFGLFLEPMSRDNGWTREVFAFAIALQNLVWGAAQPFAGRLADRRGAARAVLGGSVLYVAGLLLMATAHGASALALSAGVLVGLGLSGTSYPIVFGAISRCTAPERRSLATGIAMAVGSLGQFAMLPGALAAIDAIGWAGALVALAALGATMAPLSAALRERPSTAGVATGGGAREALAGALRHRGFWLLSFGFFVCGFHVVFIATHLPAFLADRGLGPRAGAAVLALVGLFNIGGSYCAGLLGGRMSKPGLLVGLYLLRAAVIAAFVLAPVTEGSAYAFGAAMGFLWLSTVPLTNGTIATLFGTRHLAMLGGVAFFFHQVGAFLGGWLGGRLYVATGSYELVWWISIALALLAALVNVPVREAPVARAAGAPEPAA is encoded by the coding sequence GTGAGCCGCGCCGGGACCCAGGGCTGGCGCGGGCCGGCCGCGGTGCTCGCCGCCGGCGCGCTCACGCTCACCGTGTCGCTCGGGATCCGCCACGCGTTCGGGCTGTTCCTCGAGCCCATGAGCCGCGACAACGGCTGGACGCGCGAGGTGTTCGCGTTCGCCATCGCGCTGCAGAACCTGGTGTGGGGCGCCGCCCAGCCCTTCGCCGGCCGCCTCGCGGATCGCCGCGGCGCGGCGCGGGCGGTGCTGGGCGGCAGCGTCCTGTACGTCGCGGGCCTGCTGCTGATGGCGACCGCGCACGGCGCGTCCGCCCTGGCGCTCTCCGCCGGCGTGCTGGTGGGCCTGGGCCTGTCGGGCACCTCCTACCCGATCGTCTTCGGCGCCATCTCGCGGTGCACCGCGCCGGAGCGGCGCAGCCTCGCCACCGGCATCGCCATGGCGGTGGGCTCGCTCGGTCAGTTCGCGATGCTGCCGGGCGCGCTCGCGGCCATCGACGCGATCGGCTGGGCGGGGGCGCTGGTGGCGCTGGCCGCGCTCGGCGCCACCATGGCCCCGCTCTCGGCGGCCCTGCGCGAGCGCCCGTCGACGGCCGGCGTGGCCACGGGCGGGGGCGCGCGCGAGGCGCTGGCGGGGGCGCTCCGCCACCGCGGGTTCTGGCTGCTCTCCTTCGGCTTCTTCGTGTGCGGGTTCCACGTGGTCTTCATCGCCACCCACCTGCCCGCGTTCCTCGCGGACCGGGGGCTCGGGCCGCGGGCGGGCGCCGCGGTGCTCGCGCTGGTGGGCCTGTTCAACATCGGCGGCTCCTACTGCGCCGGGCTGCTCGGCGGGCGCATGAGCAAGCCCGGGCTGCTGGTGGGCCTCTACCTGCTCCGCGCCGCGGTCATCGCGGCGTTCGTCCTCGCGCCGGTGACCGAGGGCTCGGCCTACGCGTTCGGCGCGGCCATGGGGTTCCTGTGGCTCTCGACGGTGCCGCTCACCAACGGCACCATCGCGACGCTCTTCGGGACCCGGCACCTGGCCATGCTGGGGGGAGTGGCCTTCTTCTTCCACCAGGTCGGCGCGTTCCTGGGCGGCTGGCTGGGCGGGCGGCTCTACGTCGCGACGGGCAGCTACGAGCTGGTGTGGTGGATCTCGATCGCGCTCGCGCTCCTGGCGGCGCTGGTGAACGTGCCGGTCCGCGAGGCGCCGGTAGCGCGCGCGGCGGGGGCGCCGGAGCCGGCCGCGTGA
- a CDS encoding amidase gives MAARSDLPAPTDPFAALDATAQAALVREGDATPLELVDAALARLDRLGDLNVAASVDPERARRAAREVRRGAPLAGVPFLLKDLLPYPGLPLGCGSRLLAGQASPPAPDLARAFDDAGLVVLGKSTTSEFGLLGTTETLACGATLNPWDPARSPAGSSGGSAAAVAAGIVPVAHASDGGGSIRIPASVCGVVGLKPSRGRQRDVGMPLDTPLAALVVDHCVSRSVRDSAALLGLTQRRDATAPWPPLGPEALSPSAHPRRLRIGVYARTGFDRAPAPEIRAGLDAARRLCEGLGHETIEVAGPRFDAAATRDAIFLLFGATLGPLVAQVRGAAGEAALPALLEPFTLELVERAEAAGPAALAAARAALDVAAREGLAFLDGLDAALSPTTAVLPFPLDTLSPRHPVDRNLAFTEDLAGYTAIHSITGAPAMSVPLHWTAGGLPVGMQLVARPGDEALLLQLAYALEAAAPWKDRWPPRSAVAVAAGEGPWRSA, from the coding sequence TTGGCCGCCCGATCCGACCTCCCCGCCCCGACCGATCCCTTCGCCGCGCTCGACGCCACCGCGCAGGCCGCGCTGGTGCGCGAGGGCGACGCCACGCCGCTCGAGCTGGTGGACGCGGCGCTCGCCCGCCTCGACCGCCTCGGCGACCTCAACGTCGCCGCCTCGGTCGATCCGGAGCGCGCCCGGCGGGCCGCCCGCGAGGTCCGCCGCGGCGCGCCGCTCGCCGGCGTGCCGTTCCTGCTGAAGGACCTGCTCCCCTACCCTGGCCTGCCGCTCGGCTGCGGCTCGCGCCTCCTGGCCGGCCAGGCGTCGCCCCCGGCGCCGGACCTCGCGCGCGCGTTCGACGACGCGGGGCTGGTCGTGCTGGGCAAGAGCACCACCTCCGAGTTCGGCCTGCTCGGCACCACCGAGACCCTGGCGTGCGGCGCCACCCTCAACCCCTGGGATCCGGCGCGCTCGCCGGCCGGTTCGTCCGGCGGCTCGGCCGCCGCGGTGGCGGCGGGCATCGTCCCGGTGGCGCACGCGTCCGACGGCGGCGGCTCGATCCGCATCCCGGCCTCGGTGTGCGGCGTTGTGGGGCTGAAGCCCAGCCGCGGGCGGCAGCGCGACGTCGGCATGCCGCTCGACACGCCGCTCGCTGCGCTGGTGGTGGATCACTGCGTGAGCCGCTCCGTCCGGGACAGCGCGGCGCTGCTCGGGCTGACGCAGCGGCGCGACGCCACCGCGCCGTGGCCCCCGCTCGGCCCCGAGGCGCTCTCGCCCTCGGCGCACCCGCGGCGGCTCCGGATCGGCGTGTACGCGCGGACCGGCTTCGACCGCGCGCCCGCCCCCGAGATCCGCGCCGGCCTGGACGCGGCGCGCCGGCTGTGCGAGGGGCTCGGCCACGAAACGATCGAGGTCGCCGGGCCACGCTTCGACGCGGCCGCCACCCGCGACGCGATCTTCCTCCTGTTCGGCGCGACGCTCGGCCCGCTGGTGGCGCAGGTCCGGGGCGCCGCGGGGGAGGCCGCGCTCCCCGCCCTGCTCGAGCCGTTCACGCTCGAGCTGGTGGAGCGCGCGGAGGCCGCCGGTCCGGCGGCGCTCGCGGCGGCGAGAGCCGCGCTCGACGTCGCCGCCCGCGAGGGCCTGGCCTTCCTCGACGGGCTCGACGCCGCGCTCAGCCCCACCACCGCCGTGCTCCCGTTCCCGCTCGATACGCTCTCGCCGCGCCACCCCGTCGATCGGAACCTCGCCTTCACCGAGGACCTCGCCGGCTACACGGCCATCCACTCGATCACCGGCGCGCCCGCGATGTCCGTCCCCCTGCACTGGACCGCCGGCGGCCTGCCGGTGGGGATGCAGCTCGTGGCACGCCCCGGGGACGAGGCCCTGCTGCTGCAGCTCGCGTATGCGCTGGAGGCGGCGGCGCCCTGGAAGGATCGGTGGCCGCCGCGCTCCGCCGTGGCGGTCGCCGCCGGGGAGGGCCCGTGGCGCAGCGCCTGA
- a CDS encoding TetR/AcrR family transcriptional regulator — MAQRLKEDVRARLVDAALSEFVRQGWRGARLVDIAAAAGASIGNVYRYFPDKEALLRAAVPPELGTELVRLLRGRVRALGAMGDWRLGDAAGSDRAAALLAFWIAHRREVVVLLGRAEGSPLAHVRPLVAGELTRAAARYLRDHSDRPVPREVRFVLERIFEGTLGMIVDVLAAHETPEEISAAFGAFWRFQLAGLQALLAPPRPPRGAGGRARR; from the coding sequence GTGGCGCAGCGCCTGAAGGAGGACGTGCGCGCCCGCCTGGTGGACGCGGCGCTGTCCGAGTTCGTCCGGCAGGGCTGGCGCGGGGCGCGGCTGGTGGACATCGCCGCCGCGGCGGGCGCGTCCATCGGGAACGTGTACCGGTACTTCCCGGACAAGGAGGCGCTGCTCCGGGCCGCGGTGCCGCCGGAGCTCGGCACCGAGCTGGTGCGGCTGCTCCGGGGGCGGGTGCGCGCCCTCGGGGCGATGGGCGACTGGCGCCTGGGCGACGCGGCCGGCTCGGACCGCGCGGCCGCCCTGCTCGCGTTCTGGATCGCGCACCGGCGCGAGGTGGTGGTGCTGCTGGGGCGGGCGGAGGGCTCGCCGCTCGCCCACGTCCGCCCGCTGGTCGCCGGCGAGCTGACGCGCGCCGCGGCGCGCTACCTGCGCGACCACTCGGACCGGCCGGTGCCGCGCGAGGTCCGCTTCGTGCTGGAGCGGATCTTCGAGGGCACGCTGGGGATGATCGTGGACGTGCTGGCCGCGCACGAGACGCCGGAGGAGATCTCGGCGGCGTTCGGCGCGTTCTGGCGGTTCCAGCTCGCCGGGCTGCAGGCGCTGCTCGCGCCACCGCGCCCGCCGCGCGGCGCCGGCGGACGCGCGCGACGCTAG
- the pgaD gene encoding poly-beta-1,6-N-acetyl-D-glucosamine biosynthesis protein PgaD yields the protein MSGSLIINARHRLAWYQRLLSDASTAVMWGAWLWLWVPILRAVAELGMRSSPVLVKLVANGTAGDLPSSVMALVGTSGTLLVWKGLPARKALADDEALSLRDYARHFALPESSLQAGRRAAVCVVHHDDEGRIVRLECRGPVATPAPAERRSPPVVEPLEPAGCGAALACEPVARGQAVAA from the coding sequence ATGAGCGGATCACTCATCATCAACGCGCGTCACCGGCTGGCCTGGTACCAGCGGCTGCTCTCCGATGCCTCCACCGCCGTCATGTGGGGCGCCTGGCTCTGGCTGTGGGTCCCCATCCTCCGCGCCGTCGCCGAGCTCGGGATGCGCTCCTCGCCGGTGCTGGTGAAGCTGGTGGCGAACGGGACGGCCGGGGACCTCCCCAGCTCCGTGATGGCGCTGGTGGGGACCTCCGGCACGCTGCTGGTGTGGAAGGGCCTGCCGGCGCGCAAGGCGCTCGCCGACGACGAGGCGCTCTCGCTCCGCGACTACGCGCGCCACTTCGCGCTGCCCGAGTCCTCGCTCCAGGCCGGCCGCCGCGCCGCCGTGTGCGTGGTCCACCACGACGACGAGGGCCGGATCGTCCGCCTGGAGTGCCGCGGGCCGGTGGCGACTCCCGCCCCCGCCGAGCGCCGCAGCCCGCCCGTGGTCGAGCCGCTCGAGCCCGCCGGCTGCGGCGCGGCCCTCGCCTGCGAGCCGGTCGCCCGCGGCCAGGCGGTCGCGGCCTAG
- the pgaC gene encoding poly-beta-1,6-N-acetyl-D-glucosamine synthase: MTATLDSAWQGLLAFVFYYPLFMSFLWMTGAALFYWRFERAERSLDRPPPLPHWPPVTVLIPSYNEGENAEETVSHALALDYPEFEVVAINDGSSDDTGAVLERLAARDPRLRVVHLAENQGKAMGLQAGALLARHEILVCIDGDALLDPRAAHWLVRHFVESPDVAAVTGNPRIRNRSTLLGRVQVGEFSSIVGIIKRAQRVFGRIFTVSGVITAFRKSAVHQVGYWSADMLTEDIDITWKLQRAGWDVRFEPRALTWILMPETLRGLWKQRLRWAMGGAQVLLKNIDAALEPAQRSLWPLLVEMVVSVAWSYAMVLVTATWLVGLVLPGGVLPAVGSPMGLQGSGVVLGAACLAQFAFSTWLDSRYDRGLFRNLFWMIWYPFVFWVINCAATVVAYPKVVARRRGSRARWVSPDRGFRP; the protein is encoded by the coding sequence GTGACCGCCACCCTCGACAGCGCGTGGCAAGGCCTGCTGGCCTTCGTGTTCTATTACCCGCTGTTCATGTCCTTCCTGTGGATGACCGGCGCGGCGCTGTTCTACTGGCGCTTCGAGCGGGCGGAGCGCAGCCTCGACCGGCCTCCGCCGCTCCCGCACTGGCCGCCGGTGACCGTCCTCATCCCCTCGTACAACGAGGGGGAGAACGCCGAGGAGACGGTGAGCCACGCGCTCGCGCTCGACTACCCGGAGTTCGAGGTGGTCGCGATCAACGACGGCAGCAGCGACGACACCGGCGCGGTGCTGGAGCGGCTGGCGGCGCGCGACCCGCGCCTGCGGGTGGTGCACCTGGCGGAGAACCAGGGCAAGGCGATGGGGCTGCAGGCCGGCGCGCTGCTGGCGCGGCACGAGATCCTCGTCTGCATCGACGGCGACGCCCTGCTCGACCCGAGGGCGGCGCACTGGCTGGTCCGCCACTTCGTCGAGTCCCCCGACGTCGCGGCGGTGACCGGCAACCCGCGGATCCGCAACCGCTCCACGCTGCTCGGGCGCGTGCAGGTCGGCGAGTTCTCGTCGATCGTCGGCATCATCAAGCGGGCGCAGCGGGTGTTCGGCAGGATCTTCACGGTCAGCGGCGTGATCACCGCGTTCCGCAAGTCGGCGGTGCACCAGGTGGGCTACTGGAGCGCCGACATGTTGACCGAGGACATCGACATCACCTGGAAGCTGCAGCGCGCCGGGTGGGACGTCCGGTTCGAGCCGCGGGCGCTCACCTGGATCCTCATGCCCGAGACGCTGCGCGGCCTGTGGAAGCAGCGGCTGCGCTGGGCCATGGGCGGCGCCCAGGTGCTCCTCAAGAACATCGACGCGGCGCTCGAGCCGGCGCAGCGGTCGCTGTGGCCGCTGCTCGTCGAGATGGTGGTCAGCGTGGCCTGGTCGTACGCCATGGTGCTGGTCACGGCCACCTGGCTGGTCGGTCTGGTGCTGCCGGGGGGCGTCCTCCCGGCGGTCGGATCACCCATGGGGTTGCAGGGGAGCGGCGTCGTCCTGGGCGCCGCCTGCCTGGCCCAGTTCGCGTTCAGCACCTGGCTCGACAGCCGGTACGACCGCGGGCTGTTCCGCAACCTCTTCTGGATGATCTGGTATCCCTTCGTATTCTGGGTGATAAATTGCGCGGCCACGGTGGTCGCCTACCCGAAGGTCGTGGCGCGGCGCCGCGGCTCGCGGGCGCGCTGGGTCAGCCCGGACCGAGGGTTCCGCCCTTGA